Proteins encoded in a region of the Paracoccus alcaliphilus genome:
- a CDS encoding efflux RND transporter periplasmic adaptor subunit codes for MPDFRIPVRLGLAGLLAMASPGLTQEAGQMPPRQVGVVELQLQDVPRVVTLPGRAVAGAEAAIRPRVGGIITDILYDAGRAVKQGDPMFRIDPIVYEANLSGAEAEVASARAGVTQAQSAYQRTEQLQGSGTSVAQVETARATLEQAQASLQAAEAALKLAQSELDWTTVASPIDGRTSVAAVSVGDLVTANQAEALATVTRLDPIDVDMYEPAVRMLSVFNDITEGRLQMADSLRATLTLETGETYQATGELLAPGFNVSTSTGAIDTRFRFENPQNILLPGMFLRGQVDLGTMRAVLVSQSAATRDRTGRLTAWVVRDGKAEQRQLTDDGTWEHHWIVTDGVEPGDLLVVDGLTGLSEGMEVTTVPVGFDDKGVVREEQAEADPPADDDPAPDSGDTPAAE; via the coding sequence ATGCCCGATTTTCGCATCCCGGTCCGCCTTGGCCTTGCCGGTCTGTTGGCGATGGCCTCGCCCGGCCTTACGCAAGAGGCGGGGCAGATGCCGCCCAGGCAGGTCGGCGTCGTCGAATTGCAGTTGCAGGACGTGCCGCGGGTGGTGACGCTGCCCGGACGCGCCGTGGCCGGGGCCGAGGCCGCCATCCGTCCGCGCGTGGGCGGTATCATCACCGATATCCTTTACGACGCGGGTCGGGCGGTAAAGCAGGGCGATCCGATGTTCAGGATCGACCCCATCGTCTATGAGGCGAACCTGTCGGGTGCCGAGGCCGAGGTCGCCTCGGCCCGCGCGGGGGTGACGCAGGCGCAATCGGCCTATCAGCGGACGGAACAGTTGCAGGGTTCCGGCACCTCGGTCGCGCAGGTCGAGACCGCGCGGGCGACGCTGGAACAGGCGCAGGCATCCTTGCAGGCAGCCGAAGCGGCGCTGAAACTGGCGCAGTCGGAACTGGACTGGACCACCGTCGCCAGCCCCATCGACGGCAGGACCAGCGTCGCGGCGGTCTCGGTGGGTGATCTGGTCACGGCCAATCAGGCCGAGGCATTGGCCACGGTGACACGGCTGGACCCGATCGACGTGGATATGTACGAACCCGCCGTCCGCATGTTGTCGGTTTTCAACGACATCACCGAGGGCCGCTTGCAGATGGCCGACTCGTTGCGTGCCACGCTGACGCTGGAGACGGGCGAGACCTATCAGGCGACGGGTGAATTGCTGGCGCCGGGCTTCAACGTCTCGACCTCGACCGGGGCGATCGACACCCGCTTCCGCTTCGAGAATCCGCAGAACATCCTGCTGCCCGGCATGTTCCTGCGCGGACAGGTCGATCTGGGCACGATGCGCGCCGTTCTGGTGTCGCAATCGGCGGCCACCCGCGACCGCACCGGCCGGTTGACGGCATGGGTGGTCCGCGACGGCAAAGCCGAACAGCGGCAGCTGACCGATGACGGCACCTGGGAACATCACTGGATCGTCACCGATGGGGTCGAGCCGGGAGATCTGCTGGTTGTCGATGGGCTGACCGGGCTGAGCGAGGGGATGGAGGTCACCACCGTTCCCGTCGGCTTTGATGATAAGGGCGTCGTGCGCGAGGAACAGGCCGAGGCCGACCCGCCCGCCGATGACGATCCCGCGCCCGACAGCGGCGACACCCCGGCGGCGGAGTAA
- a CDS encoding TetR/AcrR family transcriptional regulator, producing MREPSTLRDRRREQTAQDLQRAALRLALESGYDSLTTDMIATRAGISLRTFFNYYPNKDAALVGTRPVISEASKQQFLASDGPLVDDLFDVLGRMLTDKRLERDVPAMIGELLATSPELLAIFHTALERLHSDLTALALERMGPGQEADAQLLAHVLSRAITIGFRAWATDATIPRDQIVQLARQRVGRLTRLLQAAS from the coding sequence ATGCGCGAACCCTCAACGCTTCGTGATCGGCGCCGCGAACAGACCGCGCAGGACCTCCAGCGTGCCGCGCTGAGGCTGGCGCTGGAATCGGGCTATGATTCGCTGACCACCGACATGATCGCGACACGGGCGGGGATCAGCCTGCGCACCTTCTTCAACTATTATCCCAACAAGGATGCCGCGCTGGTCGGAACCCGTCCGGTCATCAGCGAGGCCTCGAAACAGCAGTTTCTGGCCTCGGACGGCCCGCTGGTGGACGATCTGTTCGACGTGCTGGGCAGGATGCTGACCGACAAGCGGCTGGAGCGTGACGTGCCCGCCATGATCGGCGAATTGCTGGCGACCTCGCCCGAGTTGCTGGCGATCTTTCATACCGCGCTGGAACGGCTGCATTCCGACCTGACCGCGCTGGCGCTGGAACGCATGGGACCGGGACAAGAGGCCGACGCCCAGCTGCTGGCGCATGTGCTGTCGCGGGCCATCACCATCGGCTTCAGGGCCTGGGCCACGGATGCCACGATTCCGCGTGACCAGATCGTGCAACTGGCCCGCCAGCGGGTCGGGCGGCTGACCAGACTGCTGCAAGCGGCATCGTGA
- a CDS encoding gamma-glutamylcyclotransferase translates to MSNCRPIMLSNDHVARVTPAEGPLHDPRWRMLEDADLDQLADRLTQDRPRPIPIFAYGSLIWNPGFAVGARRRGTAIGWHRSFSISLDHFRGTPERPGLMLALASGGSCEGLVLEIAQQAEAQSLRAILRRELVAHELSANACWIEVETDRGREEALTFYADPVGTQLAELTVGEQARRLAHAAGAAGSGAEYLLRTVHGLAEHGIHDDYIWTLQQLVAEEIEAGTTAIAAGKLPQG, encoded by the coding sequence ATGTCCAACTGCCGTCCCATCATGCTGTCCAACGATCATGTCGCCCGCGTGACCCCGGCCGAAGGTCCGCTGCACGATCCGCGCTGGCGGATGCTGGAGGATGCCGATCTTGACCAGCTGGCCGACAGGCTGACGCAGGACAGGCCCCGCCCGATTCCGATCTTTGCCTATGGCTCGCTGATCTGGAACCCGGGCTTTGCCGTCGGCGCGCGCCGTCGTGGCACGGCCATCGGGTGGCATCGCAGCTTTTCGATCTCGCTGGACCATTTTCGCGGCACGCCCGAGCGGCCCGGGCTGATGTTGGCCCTCGCCTCGGGTGGCAGTTGCGAGGGGCTGGTGCTTGAGATCGCGCAGCAGGCCGAAGCGCAGTCGCTGCGTGCCATCCTGCGGCGCGAACTCGTCGCCCATGAACTCTCGGCCAACGCCTGCTGGATCGAGGTCGAGACCGATCGCGGCCGCGAAGAGGCGCTGACCTTTTATGCCGATCCGGTGGGCACGCAGCTGGCCGAACTGACGGTCGGGGAACAGGCGCGGCGCCTTGCCCATGCGGCGGGCGCCGCCGGATCGGGGGCGGAATATCTGCTGCGCACGGTTCACGGGCTGGCGGAACATGGCATCCATGACGATTATATATGGACGCTTCAGCAACTCGTGGCCGAGGAAATCGAGGCTGGCACGACCGCCATCGCCGCCGGGAAGCTGCCGCAGGGATGA
- a CDS encoding alpha/beta hydrolase family esterase, translated as MKPFDTSALRRVMADARPGAASDLVRRTLAQHGLMAEGGNPAAPNPLAAMAGMLNRQAHPSAAPEVTVPGASFGADRFACKAGARDYLTYVPASASDGATGLIVMLHGCTQTHADFAAGTGMNALAERHGFVTVYPQQSRGDNAQSCWNWFSPGDQRRDRGEPAILAGIATQVAAAHGVPPSKTFVAGLSAGAAMAVILGQTHPDIFAAVGAHSGLPFGSARDVPSAFAVMAGTAESRPTNHRATPTIIFQGSADHTVNPANADRIARDILGAGPELTLFDKQSRQINGRSVVQETTTTGDGATLLEYWKVEGLGHAWSGGNPAGSYTDQTGPDASAEMVRFFLTRG; from the coding sequence ATGAAACCCTTTGATACCAGTGCCTTGCGCCGGGTGATGGCCGATGCGCGCCCCGGCGCCGCCAGCGATCTCGTGCGCCGCACTCTGGCTCAACATGGCCTGATGGCCGAAGGCGGCAACCCCGCCGCGCCGAACCCGCTGGCCGCCATGGCCGGGATGCTGAACAGGCAGGCGCATCCCTCTGCTGCCCCGGAAGTGACGGTGCCGGGCGCCAGCTTCGGGGCCGATCGCTTCGCCTGCAAGGCTGGCGCCCGCGATTATCTGACCTATGTGCCCGCAAGCGCCAGCGACGGTGCGACCGGGCTGATCGTCATGCTGCATGGCTGCACGCAGACCCATGCCGATTTTGCGGCGGGAACCGGGATGAATGCGCTGGCAGAGCGGCACGGGTTCGTCACTGTCTATCCGCAGCAGTCGCGCGGGGACAATGCGCAATCCTGCTGGAACTGGTTCAGTCCCGGCGATCAGCGGCGCGACCGGGGCGAGCCCGCGATCCTTGCCGGTATCGCCACCCAGGTTGCCGCCGCCCATGGCGTCCCGCCTTCGAAAACCTTTGTGGCCGGGTTGTCGGCGGGGGCGGCGATGGCGGTGATTCTGGGGCAGACCCATCCCGACATCTTCGCGGCTGTCGGCGCCCATTCCGGGCTGCCCTTCGGCAGTGCCCGCGACGTGCCCTCGGCCTTCGCTGTGATGGCGGGGACCGCCGAGTCGCGTCCCACGAACCATCGGGCCACGCCGACCATCATCTTTCAGGGCAGCGCCGATCACACCGTCAACCCTGCCAACGCCGACCGGATCGCCCGCGATATCCTTGGCGCCGGGCCCGAGTTGACACTGTTCGACAAGCAGTCCCGCCAGATCAACGGTCGCAGCGTCGTCCAAGAGACCACGACGACAGGCGACGGGGCGACATTGCTGGAATACTGGAAGGTCGAAGGGCTGGGCCACGCATGGTCCGGCGGCAATCCCGCGGGCTCCTACACGGACCAGACGGGGCCGGACGCCAGTGCCGAGATGGTCCGGTTTTTCCTGACCCGGGGTTGA
- a CDS encoding CopG family transcriptional regulator, giving the protein MPPPRKPREKAPDSEKITLNLGFVDLGRIDLLVQEGFYSNRSDFIRTAIRNQLDGHGDVVTRSIQRNTMELGLRDYSRAELEALRDAGEVLHVKVVGLARIAPDVTPELARAVIGSLTVLGALQATADIRKALADRIH; this is encoded by the coding sequence ATGCCACCGCCGCGCAAGCCCCGAGAGAAGGCACCGGACAGCGAAAAGATCACCCTGAATCTGGGCTTTGTCGATCTGGGCCGGATCGATCTTCTGGTGCAGGAGGGCTTTTACTCGAACCGCAGTGATTTCATCCGCACCGCGATCCGCAACCAGCTTGACGGTCATGGCGATGTCGTCACCCGCTCGATCCAGCGCAACACGATGGAGCTGGGCCTGCGCGATTACAGCCGTGCGGAACTGGAGGCCCTGCGCGATGCGGGCGAGGTTCTGCATGTCAAGGTCGTGGGTCTGGCACGGATCGCGCCTGATGTGACGCCGGAACTCGCCCGGGCCGTCATCGGCTCTCTCACTGTTCTGGGGGCGTTGCAGGCCACGGCCGATATCCGCAAGGCCCTTGCCGACCGTATCCATTAA
- a CDS encoding Ldh family oxidoreductase: MERNGAGADGIALALMVEILAAGLTGANFAAEAGSFLDDKGDPPGTGQFIIAIDPQAFADNALEQFAELARSVEEQQGARRMEGSRHV, translated from the coding sequence CTGGAACGCAACGGGGCAGGGGCCGATGGGATCGCCCTTGCGCTGATGGTCGAGATCCTTGCCGCGGGGCTGACCGGGGCGAATTTCGCCGCCGAGGCCGGTTCGTTTCTGGATGACAAGGGCGATCCGCCGGGCACCGGGCAGTTCATCATCGCCATTGATCCGCAGGCTTTTGCAGACAATGCGCTGGAGCAGTTCGCGGAACTTGCCCGCTCGGTCGAAGAGCAGCAGGGGGCGCGGCGCATGGAGGGAAGCCGCCATGTGTGA